A stretch of the Panicum virgatum strain AP13 chromosome 9N, P.virgatum_v5, whole genome shotgun sequence genome encodes the following:
- the LOC120689871 gene encoding oxysterol-binding protein-related protein 3C-like: MGSKDQGGGAASSGGGFFSSFAAGMRNWGTSVHKSVNGLLGYEGLEVINPDGGTDDAEEEALRGRWKQEDRDSYWKMMHKYIGSDVTSLVTLPVIIFEPMTMLQKMAELMEYCELLDKADECEDPYMRMAYASAWAVSVYFAYQRTWKPFNPILGETYEMVNHQGITFLAEQVSHHPPMGVAHCENEHFTYDITSKLKTKFLGNSVEVYPVGWTRVKLKKSGIVFDLVPPPTKVNNLIFGRTWIDSPGEMVMTNLTTGDKVVLYFQPCGWFGAGRYEVDGYVYSAEEEPKIMITGKWNTSMSCQPCDQEGEPLPGTELKEIWRIAPTPKNDKYQYTHFAHKINSFDTAPKKLLPSDSRLRPDRYALEKGDMSKSGAEKSRLEEQQRAEKRAREAKGEQFTPRWFNLTDEVGSTPWGDLEIYEYNGKYTEHRAAIDSSNVSDETDITSIEFNPWQYGSSSSQ, from the exons ATGGGATCCAAGGACCAGGGCGGAGGGGCCGCCTCCTCGGGCGGCGGCTTCTTCTCTTCGTTCGCCGCCGGCATGCGCAACTGGGGCACCTCTGTGCACAAATCCGTCAACGG GTTGctcggttatgagggccttgaagTTATTAACCCTGATGGAGGCACGGATGATGCTGAAGAAGAGGCCTTGAGGGGGCGATGGAAGCAGGAG GATCGTGATAGTTATTGGAAGATGATGCATAAATACATAGGATCGGATGTTACATCGCTGGTGACACTTCCAGTCATCATTTTTGAACCAATGACAATGCTTCAGAAAATGGCTGAG TTGATGGAATACTGTGAGTTGTTAGACAAAGCAGATGAATGTGAGGATCCATACATGCGTATGGCCTATGCTT CTGCATGGGCTGTTTCGGTCTACTTTGCATATCAACGTACATGGAAGCCTTTCAACCCGATCCTTGGAGAGACTTATGAGATGGTTAACCACCAGGGCATCACATTTCTTGCAGAGCAG GTAAGCCATCATCCTCCAATGGGTGTTGCTCATTGTGAGAACGAGCATTTTACTTATGACATCACGTCTAAGTTGAAGACCAAATTCTTGGGAAATTCAGTGGAAGTTTACCCAGTTGGATG GACTAGGGTGAAACTTAAAAAATCTGGCATTGTTTTTGATTTGGTGCCACCACCAACAAAGGTTAACAACCTGATATTTGGGCGCACTTGGATTGATTCACCTGGAGAGATGGTCATGACAAACCTGACAACTGGAGATAAAGTTGTGCTATATTTCCAGCCATGTGGTTGGTTTGG GGCTGGTCGGTACGAGGTGGATGGGTATGTGTACagtgcagaggaagaacccaaaATAATGATTACAGGGAAATGGAATACATCTATGAGTTGCCAACCATGTGATCAAGAAGGCGAACCTCTTCCAGGCACCGAGCTGAAGGAG ATCTGGAGAATCGCTCCTACCCCAAAGAATGACAAATACCAGTACACACACTTTGCTCACAAAATAAATAGTTTTGACACAGCACCTAAGAAGCTGTTGCCATCTGATTCCCGGTTGAGGCCTGATAGATATGCCCTTGAGAAAGGTGACATGTCGAAGTCTGGCGCTGAAAAGAGCAG GCTTGAGGAACAACAGAGAGCTGAGAAAAGAGCTCGCGAGGCCAAGGGTGAGCAATTTACTCCCAGATGGTTTAACTTGACAGATGAAGTCGGCTCTACCCCATGGGGTGACCTGGAGATTTATGAATACAATGGCAAATACACCGAGCACCGGGCTGCCATTGACAGCTCCAATGTTTCTGACGAGACAGATATCACTTCGATCGAGTTCAACCCATGGCAGTACGGCAGCTCGTCCTCCCAATGA
- the LOC120687916 gene encoding scarecrow-like protein 9: MGLDNTYGELSGMFCGGLSYDGYTDHSSTSDYFRFSDPLPAVVPQMVAEPHSNPSSTVSRANTETDNPEDWEFISDESLNYISRMLLEEDIDEKVSMYQAESAALRAAAKPFYDILGHKFPPSPDHQLIPLSVESPSESGSNSCTQSVASTVTSSSIGGAVESNRRYDIGGCEQLEAYGGLCGQSYQPLVGPSIDACSALGVLEDPLITNGRIPEYLFESLPTWDFRRGIEEAQKFLPVSNKLVIGMESSGVARPQEERKDASSNARKANVLNAKKNRQSGDLDLMEGRNIKQSAFCSDEPDWIEMFDDLLRQTEKKATDLRELMRSEASKNSQVTQTKGTSGPRTRGRKPTKKDVVDLRTILIHCAQAVAADDRRTANELLKQIRHHSKPNGDGTQRLAHCFADGLEARLAGTGSQLYRKLVAKRATASDMLKAYHLYLAACPFKRLSHFLSNQTILSMTKNASKVHIIDFGIYFGFQWPCLIRRLSKREGGPPVLRITGIDVPQPGFRPTERIEETGQRLAEYAKKFGVPFEYQGIASKWETIRADDIKVGKDEVVIVNCLYRFRNLIDETVAVDSPRNRVLNTIRQVNPAIFIHGIVNGSYSIPFFITRFREALFHFSALFDMLETTVPRGDPQRALLERDLFGREALNVIACEGSDRVERPETYKQWQVRNLRAGFVQSPLNQEIVMKAKDKVKDIYHKDFVIDEDSGWLLQGWKGRIIYAISTWKPKNN; encoded by the coding sequence atgggtctggACAATACTTATGGGGAGCTATCAGGCATGTTCTGTGGAGGCCTGTCTTATGATGGTTACACAGACCACAGCAGCACAAGTGATTATTTCAGGTTCAGCGATCCACTGCCTGCTGTTGTGCCCCAGATGGTAGCTGAACCCCATTCCAATCCTTCATCCACAGTTTCAAGGGCCAACACTGAAACTGACAACCCAGAGGATTGGGAGTTCATCTCAGATGAATCCCTCAACTATATTAGCCGGATGCTCTTGGAGGAGGATATTGATGAAAAAGTCAGCATGTACCAGGCCGAGTCAGCGGCACTGCGTGCTGCTGCAAAGCCATTCTACGACATTCTTGGGCACAAGTTTCCACCATCTCCTGATCACCAGCTGATACCTTTGTCTGTGGAGAGCCCCAGTGAGAGTGGCAGTAACAGTTGTACACAATCTGTGGCGAGTACCGTTACTAGCAGCAGCATTGGTGGCGCAGTGGAAAGCAATCGGCGCTATGATATTGGAGGATGTGAGCAGTTAGAAGCTTATGGAGGCTTGTGTGGTCAGTCTTATCAACCGCTTGTTGGTCCATCAATTGATGCTTGTAGTGCATTGGGTGTGCTAGAAGACCCTTTGATCACAAATGGGCGGATACCTGAGTATTTATTTGAGAGCCTTCCAACTTGGGATTTTAGGAGAGGCATTGAGGAAGCCCAGAAGTTTCTTCCTGTTAGCAATAAACTAGTGATTGGCATGGAATCTAGTGGTGTGGCAAGACCccaagaagaaaggaaagatgCTTCTTCAAATGCTAGGAAGGCAAATGTGTTGAATGCCAAGAAAAACAGACAGAGTGGAGACCTTGACCTGATGGAAGGTCGGAACATTAAACAGTCTGCATTCTGTTCCGATGAGCCTGATTGGATTGAGATGTTTGATGATTTACTTCGGCAAACTGAGAAGAAGGCTACAGATCTGCGGGAGCTGATGCGCAGTGAAGCTTCCAAGAATTCTCAGGTCACTCAGACGAAAGGAACAAGTGGGCCACGGACACGGGGAAGGAAACCAACAAAGAAGGATGTGGTGGACCTTAGAACCATCCTCATCCACTGCGCACAGGCTGTGGCAGCTGATGACCGCAGAACTGCTAACGAATTGTTAAAGCAAATAAGGCATCATTCCAAGCCAAATGGCGATGGCACCCAGAGGTTGGCACATTGCTTTGCAGATGGTCTGGAGGCTCGCTTGGCAGGCACTGGGAGCCAGCTTTACCGCAAGCTTGTGGCTAAACGCGCAACTGCTTCTGACATGCTTAAAGCCTACCACCTTTACCTTGCAGCATGCCCGTTCAAGAGGCTCTCTCATTTTCTTTCCAATCAGACAATCTTGAGTATGACAAAAAATGCATCAAAGGTGCATATCATTGACTTCGGTATTTATTTTGGCTTCCAATGGCCATGCCTAATCAGGCGTCTCTCCAAGAGGGAAGGTGGCCCACCTGTGCTGCGCATAACTGGAATTGATGTACCTCAACCAGGTTTCCGACCTACCGAGAGAATTGAAGAGACTGGACAAAGGCTTGCAGAATATGCTAAGAAGTTTGGTGTCCCTTTTGAGTATCAGGGAATAGCATCAAAATGGGAAACCATCCGTGCTGACGATATCAAAGTTGGCAAGGACGAAGTTGTGATTGTTAATTGCCTGTACCGCTTCAGGAATCTGATCGATGAAACTGTTGCTGTAGACAGCCCTAGGAATAGGGTTCTAAACACCATAAGGCAAGTAAACCCAGCGATTTTCATCCATGGAATTGTGAATGGGTCGTACAGCATTCCCTTCTTCATCACACGTTTCCGTGAGGCACTGTTCCATTTCTCCGCATTGTTTGACATGCTAGAGACAACTGTCCCACGGGGTGATCCTCAGCGTGCACTTTTAGAGAGGGATCTGTTTGGTCGAGAGGCACTCAATGTTATTGCATGTGAAGGCTCGGACAGAGTTGAGAGACCCGAGACATACAAACAGTGGCAGGTGAGGAACCTCAGGGCTGGATTTGTTCAGTCACCTTTAAACCAAGAAATTGTGATGAAAGCCAAGGACAAAGTGAAAGACATTTATCACAAGGACTTCGTCATAGATGAAGACAGTGGATGGCTCCTTCAAGGCTGGAAAGGAAGGATAATCTATGCCATATCTACATGGAAGCCTAAGAATAACTAG